Proteins from a genomic interval of Rosa chinensis cultivar Old Blush chromosome 2, RchiOBHm-V2, whole genome shotgun sequence:
- the LOC112187527 gene encoding cytochrome c oxidase subunit 6a, mitochondrial, with amino-acid sequence MAMAMLRSGALRTALRGGSRSSAPPKRSFSSSAGHDDAYETAKWEKITYLGIISCTGLAVYILSKGHHHYETPPPYPYLRIRNKEFPWGPDGLFEAKHEDHH; translated from the exons ATGGCGATGGCGATGCTCCGATCTGGTGCGCTCCGAACCGCCCTGCGCGGTGGCTCTCGGTCTTCTGCGCCTCCCAAGcgctccttctcctcctccgccgGTCACGACGATGCTT ATGAGACGGCCAAGTGGGAGAAGATAACATATTTAGGCATTATTTCATGCACTGGGCTAGCCGTTTACATTCTGTCGAAGGGCCATCATCACTATGAAACACCTCCT CCGTACCCATATTTGCGCATTCGCAACAAGGAGTTCCCATGGG GTCCTGATGGCCTATTTGAAGCCAAGCACGAAGACCACCATTAA
- the LOC112187525 gene encoding dentin sialophosphoprotein — MFKLSPRRNPRSKGFKVKHVLQICLLAGVCIWLVYQVKQSQVKKSQLAASIKDGNGIVNLGRKALNPLREETVVEDARHKEEEEEEENRNVEEPNKPVEIDNVGGGSGEDQINENDQPKVEETRDDHVDSVEGDKETEVTRETINEEGTVNEDEQIKDDVDGNTKNEDVKENETEESNERVTEEVKEKESEEVKETEVTKEKEGEEVKENEETKEEGTSEESQGEVNKEEGEEHNETDKEKEAEEKEGDKIEQVILADDRLQDGGEKHNEEAREEHYKADDASSAVAHETQNVSANNEQGGSENTNESEQSVDKEKQEFERENNANSTVVDTDQNKSVSNGEAVESGEKNDTNNATVTKVVSEGNPSETENGSKSSSTLATESLEQQQVDTKKDESAQQTVVTEYTERSDVAANSGQQDSTTEKGDTTNGESKKDDSAQQNVVTEQTERSDVAANSEQQDSGTTASTTTQKGDTTNGESTDTSTNSESVVTDNQIVNSNTSTEKESGSASSDMNIVQKTNSDTVEEGTQESILTQKTNDNVDNGAGQQVDSSNSTEQQEKDASSSTDNKSDAGQNENDSAVQNNTNDNANSNGNTDANHGESGDSSNSSVSQEKEASQNTDSNADSEQKENENVVQSNTDDNADAGQKESVNTSVFSDTNAETGDSQKENVAQSNANENVVQSNTNENVVQSNTNENVVQSNANENVVQSNTNENVVQSNEASTSTNDNTEAQNVNVDSSNSSIPEEEKKARIDLDTLPESKVDAAV, encoded by the coding sequence ATGTTCAAGCTATCTCCTCGCAGGAACCCGAGATCTAAAGGTTTCAAGGTGAAGCATGTACTACAAATATGTCTTTTGGCGGGTGTCTGCATCTGGCTAGTTTACCAAGTCAAGCAGTCTCAAGTCAAGAAATCACAGTTGGCTGCAAGCATAAAAGATGGCAATGGAATTGTAAATTTAGGAAGAAAGGCCCTCAACCCTCTTCGGGAGGAAACTGTTGTTGAAGATGCAAGgcacaaggaggaggaggaagaagaagaaaacaggaATGTGGAAGAGCCAAACAAGCCTGTAGAGATCGATAATGTTGGAGGAGGCAGTGGAGAAGACCAGATAAATGAAAATGATCAGCCTAAAGTTGAAGAAACGAGGGATGATCATGTTGATTCAGTAGAAGGAGATAAAGAAACGGAAGTGACAAGAGAGACTATTAATGAGGAGGGCACTGTGAATGAAGATGAACAGATCAAGGATGATGTGGATGGAAACACAAAGAATGAAGATGTCAAAGAGAATGAGACTGAGGAGAGCAATGAAAGGGTAACTGAAGAGGTCAAAGAGAAAGAAAGTGAAGAGGTGAAGGAGACTGAAGtgaccaaagaaaaagaaggtgaagaggtgaAGGAGAATGAAGAGACCAAGGAGGAAGGAACATCGGAGGAGAGTCAAGGGGAGGTCAATAAGGAGGAGGGGGAAGAGCACAATGAGACAGATAAAGAAAAGGAGGCAGAAGAGAAGGAAGGTGATAAGATTGAACAGGTGATTTTAGCTGATGACCGGCTTCAAGATGGAGGTGAAAAACATAATGAGGAGGCAAGAGAAGAGCATTACAAGGCTGATGATGCTTCCAGTGCTGTGGCTCATGAAACTCAAAATGTATCAGCCAATAATGAACAAGGTGGTTCAGAAAACACTAATGAATCAGAGCAGTCAGTTGACAAAGAAAAGCAGGAGTTTGAGCGGGAGAACAATGCAAATAGCACTGTAGTGGATACAGACCAAAACAAGTCGGTCTCAAATGGGGAAGCAGTGGAAAGCGGTGAAAAGAATGATACTAATAATGCTACCGTAACCAAAGTGGTTTCTGAGGGTAATCCTTCTGAAACAGAGAATGGTTCTAAATCCAGTTCAACACTGGCCACAGAATCATTAGAGCAGCAGCAAGTGGACACCAAAAAAGATGAGTCTGCTCAGCAAACTGTTGTCACAGAGTACACTGAGAGATCTGATGTAGCTGCTAACAGTGGGCAACAAGACTCCACAACTGAGAAGGGAGATACAACTAATGGAGAATCCAAAAAAGATGACTCCGCTCAGCAAAATGTTGTCACAGAGCAAACCGAGAGATCTGATGTAGCTGCTAACAGTGAGCAACAAGACTCTGGCACAACAGCTTCCACCACAACTCAGAAGGGAGATACAACTAATGGAGAATCCACAGATACTTCTACTAATTCTGAATCAGTTGTGACAGATAATCAGATTGTCAACTCCAATACATCTACAGAAAAAGAGAGTGGTTCTGCATCTTCAGACATGAACATTGTTCAAAAGACAAATAGTGACACTGTGGAAGAAGGAACACAAGAAAGTATACTTACGCAGAAAACAAATGACAATGTAGATAATGGTGCAGGGCAACAAGTTGATTCTTCTAATTCTACAGAACAGCAAGAGAAAGATGCATCCTCAAGCACAGATAACAAATCTGATGCAGGCCAGAATGAAAATGACAGTGCTGTTCAGAACAACACAAACGACAATGCAAATAGCAATGGCAATACGGATGCAAACCATGGAGAATCAGGTGACTCTTCCAATTCTTCTGTATCACAAGAGAAAGAGGCATCTCAAAACACAGATAGTAATGCTGATTCAGAACAGAAAGAGAATGAGAATGTTGTTCAAAGCAATACTGATGACAATGCAGATGCGGGCCAAAAGGAATCAGTTAATACTTCAGTATTCTCAGACACCAATGCTGAGACGGGGGATAGTCAAAAGGAGAATGTCGCTCAGAGCAATGCAAATGAGAATGTGGTCCAGAGCAACACAAATGAGAATGTCGTTCAGAGCAACACAAATGAGAATGTCGTTCAGAGCAACGCAAATGAGAATGTGGTCCAGAGCAACACAAATGAGAATGTCGTTCAGAGCAATGAAGCTTCAACAAGCACAAATGACAACACTGAGGCACAGAATGTCAATGTTGATTCTTCAAATTCTTCGATCcctgaagaagagaaaaaggctCGTATAGACCTGGACACTTTGCCAGAAAGCAAAGTTGATGCTGCAGTGTGA